In one Mucilaginibacter ginsenosidivorax genomic region, the following are encoded:
- a CDS encoding carboxypeptidase regulatory-like domain-containing protein — translation MISRKFLLVASLFLSFGLAAMAQQDSIPINSVIEKTAKYSTSFPIEKVYLHLDKPYYAAGDTIWLKAYVTVEKHQPSGLSGIVYVDLLNSQDSVIAGLRLPLKSGFANGNITLDGETIKQGTYRIRAYTNWMRNFDAEYFYDRTINIGNAIDNKVNTFISYKSSGKKGGLIKLNANIVYKDPTSAPYAEKKVSWQLVRNGDAIAKGKGTTDAKGNLLVELPENDAPTLTSGSLVTAIDMGDRNFITNTFPLTGSITNFDVQFFPESGQLTNGVRTKVAFKAINAKGLGADVKGKITDDAGTEVATFTSAHLGMGVFAMTPESGKLYTATVTFPNGSSAVYKLPRVQSMGIGLTVNNSDPDNLNIKIAANDVFLQRKQNKSFYLVAQSGGVIYYAASTVLKDLSYSAAIPKAKFPTGILQITLFSSGGYALCQRLVFIQHNDQLSLNLKTDKPSYTVRQNVKMSVTALNKTAPVIGSFSVAVLDDATIPSEENNEQTILSYILLTSDLKGYIEKPNYYFNKPDQEKADNLDILMLTQGYTRFNYEDILADKNPPIYTAPEQGIEVSGILRTNTGLPVSKGSIRLIVPDNNFSAETLTDMAGNFKFSDVMVRDTSKITLSARNNPNGRNMVINVNGELYQKVNKNPNVADEIVNIDSVIRPYLENSHKQYQSSRVLKEVVIKAKSVVKKASHSDYGTFAGLSPQADHEINPDQLKGCPILINCLSTMALGLTYADNNFYVTRDYNQGKKTTPVQIYINSAQIDVSNLASMSGDDVESVEIFLNDGLSGINRVNGTKGVMIIHKKVIKTQKISLSQLMALIPKQNVITFAVQGYSKARDFYVPKYEVGKSSVIGLDLRNTIYWNPKVITDKNGVAAFNFYNSDARGSYRAIIEGLDGDGNLGRQVIHFNVK, via the coding sequence ATGATATCAAGAAAATTTTTACTCGTAGCATCGCTGTTTTTATCTTTTGGCTTGGCCGCAATGGCGCAGCAGGATAGTATCCCTATTAATTCCGTTATCGAAAAAACCGCGAAGTATTCCACATCCTTTCCGATAGAAAAAGTTTACCTGCACCTGGATAAGCCTTATTATGCCGCAGGCGATACCATCTGGCTTAAAGCTTATGTAACGGTGGAGAAACACCAGCCTTCGGGCCTTAGCGGTATTGTTTATGTGGATTTGCTTAACAGCCAGGATTCGGTGATAGCAGGTTTGCGGCTACCTTTAAAAAGCGGTTTTGCCAACGGAAACATTACGCTGGATGGCGAAACCATAAAACAAGGCACTTACCGCATTAGGGCATACACCAACTGGATGCGTAATTTTGATGCCGAGTATTTTTATGACCGTACTATAAACATTGGTAACGCTATTGATAATAAGGTAAATACCTTCATTAGCTACAAAAGTTCGGGCAAAAAGGGTGGCCTGATCAAGCTAAACGCAAATATTGTTTATAAAGACCCCACAAGTGCGCCTTATGCCGAAAAAAAAGTAAGCTGGCAATTGGTACGCAATGGCGACGCCATAGCCAAAGGCAAAGGCACAACCGATGCCAAAGGTAACTTATTGGTTGAACTGCCGGAAAACGACGCCCCAACCCTTACTTCAGGGTCGCTGGTGACGGCTATTGATATGGGCGACCGCAATTTTATTACCAACACCTTCCCGCTAACAGGATCGATAACCAATTTCGACGTTCAGTTTTTCCCGGAAAGTGGCCAGTTAACCAATGGCGTGCGCACCAAAGTAGCATTTAAGGCTATCAACGCCAAGGGCCTGGGAGCCGATGTTAAGGGCAAAATAACTGATGATGCAGGAACCGAGGTGGCCACATTTACATCGGCCCACCTGGGGATGGGTGTATTTGCCATGACACCAGAGAGTGGTAAGTTATACACCGCCACTGTTACCTTTCCCAATGGCTCATCGGCAGTATACAAGTTACCAAGGGTACAAAGTATGGGCATAGGCCTTACCGTTAATAACAGCGACCCCGATAATCTCAACATAAAAATAGCTGCCAATGATGTGTTTTTGCAGCGCAAGCAAAACAAAAGCTTTTACCTGGTAGCACAAAGCGGGGGTGTTATATATTACGCGGCTTCTACCGTGTTAAAAGATTTAAGCTATTCGGCAGCCATCCCGAAAGCAAAATTCCCTACCGGTATATTGCAAATAACGTTGTTTTCATCGGGCGGCTACGCGTTGTGCCAGCGCCTGGTATTTATACAGCATAACGATCAGCTGAGCCTTAATTTAAAAACAGATAAGCCATCATATACTGTTCGGCAAAACGTAAAAATGTCGGTAACGGCGCTTAACAAAACAGCCCCGGTAATAGGCAGCTTTTCGGTAGCCGTTTTGGATGATGCCACCATCCCATCCGAAGAAAATAACGAACAAACCATATTAAGTTACATTCTGCTTACATCTGATCTTAAAGGCTACATCGAAAAACCCAACTACTACTTTAATAAACCCGACCAGGAAAAAGCAGATAATCTTGATATTTTGATGCTTACCCAGGGTTATACCCGTTTTAATTACGAGGATATACTGGCCGATAAAAACCCGCCTATTTATACAGCACCTGAACAGGGCATCGAGGTATCGGGTATATTACGCACCAATACCGGGCTGCCGGTTAGCAAGGGCAGCATTCGCCTTATTGTGCCGGATAATAATTTTTCGGCCGAAACCCTTACCGATATGGCGGGTAACTTCAAATTTTCTGACGTAATGGTCAGAGATACTTCAAAAATCACTTTGAGTGCCCGCAATAACCCCAATGGCCGCAACATGGTGATAAATGTTAATGGCGAACTTTACCAAAAGGTAAACAAAAACCCCAATGTTGCCGATGAAATTGTGAATATCGATAGCGTTATACGCCCCTACCTGGAAAACAGCCATAAACAATATCAAAGCTCAAGGGTGCTTAAAGAGGTAGTAATTAAGGCAAAATCTGTTGTTAAAAAAGCCAGCCACTCCGATTATGGCACATTTGCAGGCTTAAGCCCTCAGGCTGATCATGAAATCAACCCCGACCAGCTTAAAGGCTGCCCTATATTGATCAATTGCTTAAGCACCATGGCGCTTGGCTTAACTTATGCCGATAATAACTTTTATGTAACCCGCGATTATAACCAGGGAAAAAAAACCACTCCGGTACAAATTTATATTAACAGCGCCCAGATTGATGTTAGCAACCTGGCATCAATGAGTGGCGATGACGTAGAATCGGTAGAGATATTTTTGAACGATGGTTTAAGCGGCATAAACCGGGTAAACGGTACAAAAGGTGTTATGATCATACACAAAAAAGTGATTAAAACTCAAAAAATTTCGCTGTCGCAATTAATGGCTTTGATACCCAAACAAAACGTAATTACGTTTGCGGTACAAGGCTATAGCAAAGCCAGGGATTTTTACGTGCCTAAATACGAAGTTGGCAAAAGCAGCGTAATAGGGCTCGATCTCAGGAACACCATATACTGGAACCCTAAAGTAATTACCGATAAAAATGGCGTAGCCGCCTTTAACTTTTACAACAGCGACGCACGTGGCTCATACCGGGCCATTATTGAAGGCCTTGATGGCGACGGTAATTTAGGCAGGCAGGTAATACATTTTAATGTGAAATAG
- a CDS encoding DUF1761 domain-containing protein, which produces MNPNLINWAAVVVAALSSFLVGGIWYSPIMFAKAWIADNKLNEDDLKAGNKLKIFGMTAIFSLIMAANLAAFLADAKTDLAWGTTAGALAGIWTFSAIATMSLFELKSWRLIFINGGYSLVSLTLMGAILGAWR; this is translated from the coding sequence ATGAACCCTAATTTAATCAACTGGGCTGCCGTTGTGGTGGCTGCTCTCTCGTCATTTTTAGTAGGCGGTATTTGGTATTCGCCAATCATGTTTGCCAAAGCCTGGATAGCCGATAATAAACTTAATGAAGACGATTTAAAGGCCGGCAATAAGCTAAAGATATTTGGAATGACCGCCATTTTTTCGCTCATTATGGCCGCAAACCTGGCAGCCTTTTTGGCCGACGCAAAAACAGACCTGGCCTGGGGTACAACAGCAGGCGCCCTTGCCGGCATCTGGACATTCAGTGCCATTGCCACCATGAGCCTGTTTGAACTTAAAAGCTGGCGCCTTATATTTATCAATGGCGGCTACAGTTTAGTATCCCTAACACTTATGGGCGCTATTTTGGGAGCCTGGAGGTAA
- a CDS encoding DUF6526 family protein — MTDQNFTNHRRLAPGYHYVLTLLLLVGVISAIVNVVLQWGTSGLMTSLLILLLFTCLLFVFIMMRTFPLKAQDRAIRAEESLRYFILTRQPLSRNLSIGQIAALRFAADEEMVQLVEKTLADNLKPDEIKKAIQTWRADYHRV; from the coding sequence ATGACCGATCAGAATTTTACCAACCACAGGCGTTTGGCGCCAGGTTATCATTACGTATTAACCCTTTTACTTTTAGTTGGGGTTATATCAGCCATAGTAAATGTAGTATTGCAATGGGGCACCAGCGGATTGATGACCTCGCTACTGATATTGCTATTGTTTACCTGTTTGCTTTTTGTTTTTATCATGATGCGCACTTTTCCGCTAAAAGCGCAGGATAGGGCCATACGTGCCGAAGAAAGCCTGCGTTACTTCATACTTACCAGGCAGCCATTAAGCAGAAACCTTAGTATAGGCCAGATAGCCGCGCTGCGTTTTGCAGCTGATGAGGAAATGGTTCAGCTTGTCGAAAAAACATTAGCCGATAACCTTAAACCCGACGAGATTAAAAAAGCCATCCAAACCTGGAGAGCCGATTATCATAGGGTATAA
- a CDS encoding aldo/keto reductase yields MATTTSSFEKTFILGGDFKINRLGYGAMRITGQGIWGPPSDKKECIRVLKRAVELGVNFIDTADSYGPFVSEELIAEALVPYPADLVIGTKGGLLRTGPNEWPVDSSPAHLTQALEGSLKRLKLQRIDLYQLHRIDPKVPAEKSFEVLQKAQQDGKIKHIGLSEVSVQDIQLAQQFFEVVSVQNMYSVDNRKWEAELEYTREHNIAFIPWFPLGGGNVKGEEALKRVANKHDATIHQVALSWLLHHSPNILLIPGTSSVKHLEENMKTANIQLSEDDMDVLNSLGEL; encoded by the coding sequence ATGGCAACTACAACAAGTTCATTTGAAAAAACTTTCATTTTAGGGGGCGATTTCAAAATAAACCGCCTGGGATATGGCGCCATGCGTATTACCGGGCAGGGCATCTGGGGCCCGCCCAGTGATAAAAAAGAGTGCATCCGTGTGCTAAAACGCGCGGTTGAACTGGGCGTTAATTTTATCGATACGGCCGATAGCTATGGGCCCTTCGTATCAGAAGAGCTAATTGCCGAAGCGCTTGTACCCTACCCCGCCGACCTGGTTATTGGAACAAAAGGCGGCCTGCTGCGTACCGGCCCAAACGAATGGCCCGTTGATTCATCGCCCGCACATTTAACGCAGGCCCTTGAAGGAAGCCTCAAACGCCTTAAACTGCAAAGAATTGACCTGTACCAGCTGCACCGCATTGACCCGAAAGTGCCTGCCGAAAAATCATTCGAAGTGTTGCAAAAAGCACAACAGGATGGCAAAATTAAACACATAGGCTTATCTGAGGTGAGTGTGCAGGATATACAATTGGCACAACAGTTTTTTGAGGTGGTATCGGTACAAAACATGTACAGTGTTGATAACCGCAAATGGGAGGCTGAACTGGAGTACACACGCGAACATAATATTGCCTTTATCCCATGGTTTCCGCTTGGTGGCGGTAATGTAAAAGGCGAAGAAGCACTAAAACGCGTGGCTAATAAACATGACGCAACCATTCACCAGGTTGCTTTAAGCTGGTTGCTGCACCATTCGCCAAATATATTGCTCATTCCAGGTACCTCCAGCGTAAAACATTTAGAAGAAAACATGAAAACAGCCAACATTCAACTATCCGAAGACGATATGGATGTGTTGAACAGCCTTGGCGAATTGTAA
- a CDS encoding YciI family protein, giving the protein MKQYLVTGYDYTDEGALERRMNVRPHHLDGVKELKANGNFIAAAAFLNDEGNMIGSVMMLQFESEEQLDAWKKAESYVTQNVWESVDVKPIKVAVI; this is encoded by the coding sequence ATGAAACAATACCTGGTTACCGGTTATGATTATACCGACGAAGGCGCCCTTGAACGCCGAATGAATGTACGCCCGCATCACCTTGATGGGGTAAAGGAGCTTAAAGCAAATGGCAATTTTATTGCCGCCGCAGCCTTCCTGAACGACGAGGGCAATATGATAGGCTCGGTAATGATGCTGCAATTTGAATCGGAAGAGCAGTTGGATGCCTGGAAAAAGGCCGAGTCCTACGTAACCCAAAACGTTTGGGAATCTGTAGATGTGAAACCTATTAAAGTTGCGGTTATTTAA
- a CDS encoding galactokinase — translation MKNNLHQEFINIFNKEADNAYFSPGRVNLIGEHIDYNGGLVMPCAITFGTYLLTSPNEDGVFRFRSLNFSEQQDTPLQASYEKVGETWFNFPIGVINSFIQEGHNLQGLDMLFYGDIPIGSGLSSSASIEVVTSFALNDIFNSGYSKLDLVKLSKSVENNFIGVNCGIMDQFAVAFGEKNKALMLNCDTLDYEAVDSNLGEYVLAIINTNKPRKLAESKYNERVEECQAALIALQQELDINYLCDIDSQTFSKYQHLITNPTVLKRAKHVIEENDRVKLAAKALAGNNLDEFGRLMYASHDSLRDLYEVSGVELDTVAEYSKTNPNVAGARMTGAGFGGCAIALVKGDAFEDYSKGVTEYYTRKIGYAPSVYSSLIGNGVGLLNEVAI, via the coding sequence ATGAAGAATAATCTGCACCAGGAATTTATCAACATTTTTAATAAAGAAGCCGACAACGCCTATTTCTCACCAGGACGCGTAAATCTTATCGGCGAACATATCGATTATAACGGGGGCCTGGTTATGCCTTGTGCCATCACTTTTGGCACCTACCTGTTAACATCACCCAACGAGGATGGTGTTTTCCGTTTCAGAAGCTTAAATTTCAGCGAGCAACAAGATACGCCCCTACAGGCATCGTACGAAAAAGTGGGCGAAACCTGGTTTAATTTCCCCATAGGTGTAATCAATAGCTTTATACAGGAAGGCCATAATTTACAAGGACTTGACATGCTTTTTTACGGCGATATCCCCATCGGTTCGGGCCTGTCATCGTCGGCCTCTATCGAGGTGGTAACTTCTTTTGCGTTAAATGATATTTTTAATAGTGGTTACAGCAAACTTGATTTGGTTAAACTATCCAAATCAGTCGAGAATAACTTTATTGGTGTAAACTGCGGTATTATGGACCAGTTTGCAGTTGCCTTCGGCGAAAAAAACAAAGCCCTGATGCTTAATTGCGATACGCTTGATTACGAAGCAGTTGATAGTAACCTGGGCGAATATGTGCTGGCCATTATCAATACCAACAAGCCCCGCAAGCTTGCCGAATCAAAATATAACGAACGTGTAGAAGAATGCCAGGCTGCTTTAATAGCATTGCAACAGGAATTGGACATCAATTACTTATGCGATATTGATAGCCAAACATTCAGCAAATACCAGCACCTGATTACCAACCCAACGGTACTTAAACGTGCTAAACACGTAATTGAAGAAAACGACCGGGTAAAACTTGCAGCGAAAGCTTTGGCCGGCAACAACCTGGATGAATTTGGCCGCCTGATGTATGCCTCGCACGATTCGCTGCGCGACTTATACGAGGTAAGCGGTGTTGAACTGGATACCGTTGCCGAATACAGTAAAACAAACCCCAACGTAGCCGGCGCCCGCATGACAGGGGCAGGTTTTGGCGGCTGTGCCATAGCTTTGGTAAAAGGCGATGCTTTTGAAGACTATAGCAAAGGCGTTACCGAATATTATACCCGCAAAATAGGTTATGCACCATCGGTATATAGCTCATTAATAGGTAACGGCGTAGGCTTACTAAACGAAGTGGCTATTTAG